CGCTCCAGCATCTCCACCGTGGTCACGCCGGCGCCGAAGATCTTGTCCAGGGTGACCTTCCCCACGTCGGGGATCTGGCGGAGCAGGCAGTGGACGATCACGGTGTCCCGCTGGTCCTCTCCTTCCTGGAAGGCGAAGGCCTCGGGCAGGGCCGATGAGAGCTCGGCGAAGGCTGCGAGAATGGCCTGGCGGTTGGCACCGTCCACCACGGCCTCGTTGCCGCCGGCTTCCCGGAGGAGGGATTCGAAGCCATCGAGGGAAGGAAGCAGGCTGGTGAACCCCATCAGGCGGGCGGAGCGCCCCACCATGGCCACCGCGGGCAGACAGATCTCGAGCCACTCGGTCGATACCGGACCGTTCTGGAGACGGGTCAGGAACTGTCGTACCGGGCGCACATAGGTGGCCGCGATGGCTCCGAACATCTCCCGGGTCTCGGGCGATTCGGACTCCAGAGAGGAGCCCTCCTGCGCGGCAGCGGCCGGTTCGAGCACCCCGGCCGGGTCGAGGGAAGAGGTGGCGGGGGCGTCCAGATCGTCGAAGAAGCTGTCCACGAACGCCCCGACCGCAGGCGAAGCTTCCCCGTCCCAGGCCTGACCGGATCCCGATGCCGGCTCGCCTGCCGAACGCTCCACATCGATCCCAGCCGGGGGACCCGCGTGGCCCTCCAGCGCGCTGGGGTCCTGGTTCCGGCGTTGGGTCTCGCCCCAGGGGGATGGCTGGGCGGGGACCGCGGGCGCAGCAGGGGAGGCACCCGCTCCGAGGGGCTCCGACACGGGACGGGGGCGCTCGGGTTCGGGACCCTTGCCCGAAAACCAGCGCCCGAACAACCGAGAGACACTTCCCATCGGCATCCATCCGAGGTCGAGGGGTTGGCAGGCAGTGGGACGGGAGACACCGGTCTCCCCACCGCTGTGTCCGACACCCCCTGTATCGGGACGGACCGGTGAAGAGTTGAGAAGAAAGTTTGGGGCACCCGTGGGTCTCCCCGATCGGTGAAGTCCGACGGGATTTACCCTGCCGGCGGGAAAACCTCTTGACGCTCGTGGACGGAACGGTTTACGGTCTGGCCCGGGGTCGGCGGGGGTGGCCCAGCCCCTTACGGGGCTGGCGGGCAGGGCAGCGCCCCACGACCGGGGAGCTCCTTCCATCGTCTCGCGGGAGGGAGCGCGAGCCAGGCGACACTCCGATGGCTGAGAAGTACAGAACGGCAGGGCGCGTCCTTTCCTTCTGGGGCTTTCGAACCATCGCCAGTGCACCACGGGGGTCGGAAGGGCCCAGCGTTCGAGAGGAAAGGAGG
This Thermodesulfobacteriota bacterium DNA region includes the following protein-coding sequences:
- a CDS encoding helix-hairpin-helix domain-containing protein, with amino-acid sequence MDSFFDDLDAPATSSLDPAGVLEPAAAAQEGSSLESESPETREMFGAIAATYVRPVRQFLTRLQNGPVSTEWLEICLPAVAMVGRSARLMGFTSLLPSLDGFESLLREAGGNEAVVDGANRQAILAAFAELSSALPEAFAFQEGEDQRDTVIVHCLLRQIPDVGKVTLDKIFGAGVTTVEMLERANPGDLTQTTGVSSRLSERICHAVAEYCVERDARQGFDSPALWMETLEPLLAGLAAHHAGFAEQLGHGAQDAEARRTHRKARETASLRLSVLLAEMGEVHLVDELQKLSFENRIQRLRAFAAALAGHGPQGPSGPA